Proteins encoded by one window of Cyanobium sp. NS01:
- a CDS encoding iron ABC transporter permease gives MLGAGVVLVSGLALLPVLALLVFAVQEGGLEQLGLGYEGGEQVANTVALVLGVGLAGAVLGTANGWLTANCQFPGRRWLRIAQLLPLATPTYLLAATAIDLGSRLSWRVHGLGWALVVLTLGTYSYVFLLSTESFAVSGRRQLEACRSLGAGPWGSFRRVALPMALPAIGAGVALSGMEVVNELGAVELLGVPTLSTGILRRWQDQGDPQGAVALALVALAIVSLLVAVEGQLRRRSRRWLMGSSGDSLKPWRLKGWRASLSQLLTALPPLLTLGLPLVWTAMSWDQLRGETAAELAGLTGRTLGLGLMAAGLTMVLALLLAIARRWIHQPLLQQLTFVAGMGYAVPGTVLALALMLLGGPWLLSPLLLLVWGYSDRFLAVGKGGLDAGLERIPPCVDEAATGLGCSWPQVLRRVHLPLLRGPLLVGGLLVFVDTVKELPLTFALRPFDFDTLSVRVYQYASDERVGAALIPALLILLLGLVASLALVPSLKED, from the coding sequence CTGCTGGGGGCGGGCGTGGTGCTGGTGTCGGGCCTGGCCCTGCTGCCGGTGCTGGCCCTGCTGGTCTTCGCCGTCCAGGAGGGAGGCCTCGAGCAGCTTGGCCTGGGCTACGAAGGTGGCGAGCAGGTGGCCAACACGGTGGCGCTGGTGCTGGGGGTGGGCCTGGCCGGGGCCGTGCTGGGCACCGCCAACGGCTGGCTCACCGCCAACTGTCAGTTCCCCGGCCGGCGTTGGCTGCGCATCGCCCAGCTGTTGCCCCTGGCCACCCCCACCTACCTGCTGGCGGCCACCGCCATCGACCTCGGCAGCCGCCTGAGCTGGCGGGTGCATGGGCTCGGCTGGGCCCTGGTGGTGCTCACCCTGGGCACCTACAGCTATGTGTTCCTGCTCAGCACCGAGAGCTTCGCCGTCAGTGGGCGGCGCCAGCTCGAGGCCTGCCGCTCTCTGGGCGCCGGCCCCTGGGGATCCTTCCGGCGGGTGGCCCTGCCGATGGCCCTGCCCGCGATCGGCGCCGGCGTGGCCCTGAGCGGCATGGAGGTGGTGAACGAGCTGGGAGCGGTGGAGTTGCTGGGGGTTCCCACCCTCTCCACCGGCATCCTGCGCCGCTGGCAGGACCAGGGAGATCCCCAGGGTGCGGTGGCCCTGGCCCTTGTGGCCCTGGCGATTGTGAGCCTGTTGGTGGCTGTGGAGGGTCAACTGCGCCGCCGCAGTCGCCGCTGGCTGATGGGCAGCAGCGGCGACAGCCTCAAGCCCTGGCGGCTGAAGGGCTGGCGGGCCAGCCTCAGCCAGCTGCTCACGGCCCTGCCCCCCCTGCTCACCCTGGGCCTGCCCCTGGTGTGGACGGCGATGAGCTGGGACCAGCTGCGGGGCGAAACCGCGGCGGAGCTGGCCGGACTCACCGGGCGCACCCTGGGTCTGGGCCTGATGGCGGCGGGGCTCACCATGGTTCTGGCGCTGCTGCTCGCCATCGCCCGGCGCTGGATTCACCAGCCACTGCTGCAACAGCTCACCTTCGTGGCCGGAATGGGCTACGCAGTACCCGGCACCGTGCTGGCCCTCGCCCTGATGCTGCTGGGCGGGCCCTGGCTGCTGAGCCCGCTGCTGCTGTTGGTGTGGGGGTACAGCGACCGCTTTCTGGCCGTGGGCAAAGGCGGCCTCGACGCTGGCCTGGAGAGAATCCCCCCCTGCGTGGATGAGGCCGCCACCGGGCTGGGCTGCAGCTGGCCCCAGGTGCTGCGGAGGGTGCATCTGCCGCTGCTGCGTGGGCCCCTGTTGGTGGGAGGTCTCCTGGTGTTCGTCGACACCGTCAAGGAGCTGCCCCTCACCTTTGCCCTGAGGCCCTTTGATTTCGACACCCTGTCGGTGCGGGTGTACCAGTACGCCAGTGACGAGCGGGTGGGGGCCGCCCTGATTCCAGCGCTGCTGATTCTGCTGCTGGGCCTGGTGGCCTCCCTGGCCCTGGTGCCCAGCCTCAAGGAGGACTAG
- a CDS encoding extracellular solute-binding protein gives MPPELAGTEVGVYSGRHYNTDKELYKEFTERTGIEVKLLEAKDDALIERLRSEGENSPADLLVLVDAARLDKATRMDLFQPTESPALQQDVPAELRDSKGRWFGLTRRVRAVIVNPELVDPATITTYADLTKPELKGQLCLRNSKSVYNQSLVADQMIQQGDDATKGWVQGMVANVEQPFFTSDTPMSRAVAKGDCGVAVVNTYYVARMLSGENGAEDKELAGKLKVVFPDPSHVNISGAGVTRHASNPEGARLLLEFLASPTGGKGYAEANNEYPLSGYGDNEVLKTFGTFKANGVSAEQMGTKNQDAVALMQASGWK, from the coding sequence GTGCCGCCTGAGCTGGCTGGTACCGAGGTGGGCGTGTATTCCGGCCGCCACTACAACACCGACAAGGAGCTCTACAAGGAATTCACCGAGCGCACGGGCATCGAGGTGAAGCTGCTGGAGGCCAAGGACGACGCCCTGATCGAGCGCCTGCGCAGCGAGGGTGAGAACAGCCCCGCCGACCTGCTGGTGCTCGTGGATGCGGCCCGGCTGGACAAGGCCACCCGCATGGATCTGTTCCAGCCCACCGAGTCGCCAGCGTTGCAGCAGGACGTACCCGCCGAGCTGCGCGACTCCAAGGGCCGCTGGTTCGGCCTCACCCGCCGGGTGCGGGCCGTGATCGTGAATCCCGAGTTGGTGGATCCCGCCACGATCACCACCTACGCCGATCTCACCAAGCCGGAGCTCAAGGGCCAGCTCTGCCTGCGCAACAGCAAGAGCGTCTACAACCAGTCCCTGGTGGCAGACCAGATGATCCAGCAGGGCGACGACGCCACCAAGGGCTGGGTGCAGGGCATGGTGGCCAACGTCGAGCAGCCCTTCTTCACGTCGGACACCCCCATGTCCCGGGCCGTGGCCAAGGGCGACTGTGGTGTGGCGGTGGTCAACACCTACTACGTGGCGCGCATGCTCTCGGGCGAGAACGGCGCGGAGGACAAGGAGCTGGCTGGCAAGCTCAAGGTGGTGTTCCCCGATCCCTCCCACGTGAACATCAGCGGTGCCGGCGTGACCCGCCACGCCAGCAATCCAGAAGGAGCCCGGCTGCTGCTTGAGTTCCTGGCCTCTCCCACCGGTGGCAAGGGCTACGCCGAAGCCAACAATGAGTACCCCCTCAGCGGCTACGGCGATAATGAGGTGCTCAAGACCTTCGGCACCTTCAAGGCCAACGGCGTCTCAGCTGAACAGATGGGCACCAAGAACCAGGACGCCGTGGCGTTGATGCAGGCCAGCGGCTGGAAGTGA
- a CDS encoding GTP-binding protein — protein MSPQAMSTSSPTAPAALPVTILSGFLGAGKTTLLNHILTNQQGLKTAVLVNEFGEIGIDNELVIATGDDMVELSNGCICCSINGELLDAVYRILERPEPVDYLVVETTGLADPLPVAMTFLGSDLRDTTRLDSIITLVDAENFSADLLEGEVARAQIVYGDMLLLNKCDLVEEEKLQALERQLREIKTDARILRSVKGEVPLPLLLSVGLFESDRLVAQPAAAPAAEDHSHCDHDHGHCEHEPHQEHGHHDHSHNHSHSHNHDHDHDHGSNPDHAAIEGYTSLSFESEGPFSLRKFQNFLDNQLPAGVFRAKGILWFNESERRHVFHLAGKRFSIDDSDWPTAKRQNQIVLIGKELNHDQLRRQLQACVAKDAGKGFG, from the coding sequence ATGTCCCCGCAAGCCATGAGCACCTCCAGCCCCACAGCCCCCGCCGCCCTGCCGGTGACGATCCTCTCCGGCTTCCTGGGCGCCGGTAAAACCACCCTGCTGAACCACATCCTCACCAACCAGCAGGGGCTCAAGACCGCCGTGCTGGTGAATGAGTTCGGCGAGATCGGCATCGACAACGAACTGGTGATCGCCACCGGCGATGACATGGTGGAGCTCAGCAACGGCTGCATCTGCTGCTCGATCAACGGTGAGCTGCTGGATGCCGTGTACCGCATCCTCGAGCGCCCCGAGCCGGTGGACTACCTGGTGGTGGAGACCACCGGCCTGGCCGATCCGCTGCCGGTGGCCATGACCTTCCTGGGCAGCGACCTGCGCGACACCACCCGCCTGGATTCGATCATCACCCTGGTGGACGCCGAGAACTTCAGCGCCGATCTGCTGGAGGGGGAGGTGGCCCGGGCCCAGATCGTCTATGGCGACATGCTGCTGCTCAACAAGTGCGATCTGGTGGAGGAGGAGAAACTCCAGGCCCTGGAGCGGCAGTTGCGCGAGATCAAGACCGATGCCCGCATCCTGCGCTCGGTGAAGGGGGAGGTGCCGCTGCCGCTGCTGCTCAGCGTGGGGCTGTTCGAGAGCGATCGCCTCGTGGCCCAGCCCGCGGCGGCACCGGCCGCCGAAGACCACAGCCACTGCGACCACGACCACGGCCACTGCGAACACGAACCCCACCAAGAGCACGGGCATCACGACCACAGCCATAACCACAGCCACAGCCATAACCACGACCACGACCACGACCACGGCAGCAATCCCGACCATGCCGCCATCGAGGGCTACACGTCGCTCTCGTTCGAGAGCGAGGGGCCCTTCTCGCTGCGGAAGTTTCAGAACTTCCTCGACAACCAGCTTCCTGCCGGCGTGTTCCGGGCCAAGGGGATTCTCTGGTTCAACGAGAGTGAGCGGCGCCACGTGTTCCATCTGGCGGGCAAGCGCTTTTCAATCGATGACAGCGACTGGCCCACGGCGAAGCGGCAGAACCAGATCGTGCTGATCGGCAAGGAGCTCAACCACGACCAGCTGCGCCGCCAACTGCAGGCCTGCGTGGCCAAGGATGCCGGCAAGGGCTTTGGCTGA
- a CDS encoding DUF1622 domain-containing protein — protein MEQALLESALEGLSGGLRLLLEGLSVVTVALGLAVTLGQALRLRRRGGYRRRHPRPFNSLRLTFGSWLSLALEFQLAADIVATTTAPSNENLIQLAVVAVIRTFLNVFLAREVEAEQKLEDALSSQEVASAKAIGGIPSTPTSPG, from the coding sequence ATGGAGCAGGCGCTGCTGGAGTCCGCCCTGGAGGGTCTGTCCGGTGGCCTGCGGCTGTTGCTGGAAGGTCTATCGGTGGTGACGGTGGCGCTGGGGCTGGCGGTGACCCTGGGCCAGGCCCTGCGCTTGAGGCGCCGAGGGGGCTACCGCCGTCGTCATCCCCGCCCGTTCAACAGCCTGCGGCTCACCTTCGGCAGCTGGCTCTCGCTGGCGCTGGAGTTCCAGCTCGCTGCCGACATCGTGGCCACCACCACTGCCCCCTCCAACGAAAATCTGATTCAGCTGGCGGTGGTGGCCGTGATCCGCACCTTCCTGAATGTCTTCCTGGCCCGGGAAGTGGAGGCCGAGCAGAAACTAGAAGATGCCCTCTCCAGCCAGGAGGTTGCATCGGCAAAGGCCATTGGGGGTATCCCCAGCACACCAACCTCTCCGGGTTAA
- a CDS encoding formylglycine-generating enzyme family protein has product MVWIPAGSFTMGSDAHYPEEAPAHRVQVEGFWIDRAPVTNAQFLKFVKATGHTTEAERPADPADYPDALPELLAPASIVFVPPPGPISTGDPYRWWQYVAGASWRHPEGPGSSIKGRDHHPVVHIAHADALAYAAWAGKALPSEAQWERAARGGQEGWEFAWGDELHPGGRPMANTFQGAFPHYNSHLDGFERTSPVGSFPPNGYGLLDMIGNVWEWTDDWYGDHAALVSAHKAAGGCCTIENPRGLGREASIDITSQHGSIPRKVVKGGSFLCAPSYCRRYRPAARMAQGIDTSTCHLGFRCVAGA; this is encoded by the coding sequence ATGGTGTGGATCCCCGCGGGCAGCTTCACCATGGGCTCCGATGCCCATTACCCCGAGGAGGCCCCGGCCCACCGGGTGCAGGTGGAGGGCTTCTGGATTGATCGGGCGCCGGTCACCAATGCCCAGTTCCTCAAGTTCGTGAAGGCCACGGGCCACACCACCGAGGCCGAGCGACCCGCCGATCCCGCCGACTACCCCGACGCGCTCCCGGAGCTGCTGGCCCCCGCCTCGATCGTGTTCGTGCCGCCTCCGGGCCCGATCAGCACAGGCGATCCCTACCGCTGGTGGCAGTACGTGGCCGGCGCCAGCTGGCGCCACCCCGAGGGCCCCGGCAGCTCGATCAAGGGCCGCGACCACCACCCGGTGGTACACATCGCCCATGCCGATGCCCTCGCCTACGCCGCCTGGGCCGGTAAGGCCCTGCCCAGCGAAGCCCAGTGGGAGCGCGCCGCCCGAGGCGGCCAGGAGGGCTGGGAATTCGCCTGGGGCGATGAGCTCCACCCCGGTGGACGCCCCATGGCCAACACCTTCCAGGGCGCCTTCCCCCACTACAACAGCCACCTTGACGGCTTTGAGCGCACCTCGCCGGTGGGCTCGTTTCCGCCCAACGGCTACGGCTTGCTTGACATGATCGGCAACGTGTGGGAGTGGACCGACGACTGGTACGGCGACCATGCCGCCCTGGTGTCGGCCCACAAGGCCGCGGGCGGTTGCTGCACGATCGAGAATCCCCGCGGCCTGGGCCGTGAGGCCAGCATCGACATCACCTCCCAGCACGGCTCGATTCCCCGCAAGGTGGTGAAGGGCGGCTCGTTCCTGTGCGCCCCCAGCTACTGCCGCCGCTACCGGCCAGCGGCCCGCATGGCCCAGGGCATCGACACCTCCACCTGTCATCTTGGCTTCCGGTGCGTGGCAGGGGCCTGA
- a CDS encoding lectin-like protein produces the protein MSETVDRLTGLGFRVFRRKRSAYVMLEGPLSWKRARKRARRLGGDLATVNNRKENRFLTRRFAPIAADECGLWIGLKRSNKTGGYSWSSGQRAKYRNWLPAGTPGYRRPEPSPERNQRFVHLYFNPNARGRWKNSDNTYREVLISGGIAEFQI, from the coding sequence ATGAGCGAGACCGTCGACCGCCTGACCGGCCTTGGCTTCCGGGTGTTCCGCCGCAAGCGCAGCGCCTACGTGATGCTCGAAGGACCGCTCAGCTGGAAACGGGCCCGCAAGCGGGCGCGCAGGCTCGGCGGCGACCTGGCCACCGTGAACAACCGCAAGGAAAACCGCTTTCTCACCCGCCGCTTCGCCCCCATCGCCGCCGATGAGTGCGGGCTCTGGATCGGTCTGAAACGCAGCAACAAGACCGGCGGCTACAGCTGGTCCTCAGGCCAGCGGGCCAAGTACCGAAACTGGCTGCCGGCAGGCACTCCCGGCTACCGCCGGCCCGAGCCCAGCCCGGAACGCAACCAGCGGTTCGTGCACCTCTATTTCAACCCGAATGCCCGTGGGCGCTGGAAGAATTCCGACAACACCTACCGCGAGGTGCTGATCAGTGGCGGCATCGCCGAATTCCAGATCTGA
- a CDS encoding Crp/Fnr family transcriptional regulator, with the protein MAFRLLSDTPLSAVRLPAGHSVLLDPARRAGIGCIEVLDGVARVYCPCEETEGMTLAFLQAGDQLDASRLCSEGACVEALTPLCFSSSAALDPEAGLDPVNEWTLQLLRIRHLGSAEQRLHALLAMLVRRMGRRCGPWCDLPFRLTHERIGELIGTTRVTTTRLISRIRQAQLIEVPPGSAGMRLAPSLVESAPLANA; encoded by the coding sequence ATGGCCTTCCGATTGCTCTCCGATACGCCCCTCAGCGCTGTGCGGCTGCCGGCCGGGCACTCGGTGCTGCTTGATCCGGCCCGCCGCGCCGGCATTGGCTGCATCGAAGTGCTCGACGGTGTGGCCCGGGTGTACTGCCCCTGTGAGGAAACCGAGGGCATGACCCTGGCCTTCCTGCAGGCCGGCGATCAGCTCGACGCCTCACGCCTCTGCAGCGAGGGCGCCTGCGTGGAGGCCCTCACGCCGCTCTGTTTCAGCAGCAGCGCTGCCCTCGACCCCGAGGCCGGGCTCGACCCGGTGAACGAGTGGACCCTGCAGCTGCTGCGGATCCGCCACCTCGGCAGTGCGGAGCAGCGCCTCCATGCCCTGCTGGCCATGCTGGTGCGCCGCATGGGACGCCGCTGCGGCCCCTGGTGTGATCTGCCCTTCCGCCTCACCCACGAGCGCATCGGCGAACTGATCGGCACCACCCGGGTCACCACCACCCGGCTGATCTCGAGGATCCGCCAGGCCCAGTTGATCGAAGTGCCCCCTGGGTCTGCCGGGATGCGCCTGGCTCCTTCCCTGGTGGAGTCAGCCCCCCTGGCCAACGCCTAG
- a CDS encoding transcriptional repressor produces MGPTLNARQTRLLDTLRQTPQELSGQDLHARLKAEAAPMGLATVYRHLRQLQQWGLVRCRHLPSGEALFAPTERDDHHLTCVDCGHTHRLQCCPVHGLEPPRHELAGFLPLFHTLEFFGLCQACQQRQQQQAQEGVQRAAQGGGAGPA; encoded by the coding sequence GTGGGTCCCACACTCAACGCCAGGCAGACGCGCCTGCTGGACACCCTGCGGCAGACGCCCCAGGAGCTCTCCGGCCAGGATCTGCATGCGCGGCTGAAGGCCGAGGCCGCCCCCATGGGCCTGGCCACGGTCTACCGGCACCTGCGCCAGCTGCAGCAATGGGGCCTGGTGCGCTGCCGCCATCTGCCCAGTGGCGAGGCCCTGTTCGCCCCCACCGAGCGCGACGACCACCACCTCACCTGTGTGGACTGTGGCCACACCCACAGGCTGCAGTGCTGCCCGGTGCACGGCCTGGAGCCACCCCGCCACGAACTGGCCGGCTTCCTGCCCCTGTTCCACACCCTGGAGTTCTTCGGGCTGTGCCAGGCCTGCCAGCAGCGTCAGCAACAGCAAGCCCAGGAAGGGGTGCAGCGAGCGGCGCAGGGAGGAGGCGCAGGCCCCGCCTAG
- a CDS encoding YidH family protein has translation MGNLNNELAKERNRAAAERTMMAWIRTCLSLISFGFGLDKIIGAINRSRFEGSGHAGLSVRLVAMGFVLTGILAMAAATRQHLHTLRLIRRDDFVYVDQRSITTFTAIALTIIGIAAFALLVTGSVAI, from the coding sequence ATGGGAAACCTCAACAACGAACTGGCCAAGGAGCGCAACCGAGCGGCGGCGGAGCGCACGATGATGGCCTGGATTCGTACCTGCCTCTCGCTGATCAGCTTCGGTTTCGGCCTCGACAAGATCATCGGGGCGATCAACAGAAGCCGCTTCGAAGGCAGTGGCCATGCCGGCCTGAGTGTGCGGCTGGTGGCGATGGGCTTCGTGCTCACCGGCATCCTGGCGATGGCCGCTGCCACCCGGCAGCACCTGCACACGCTCAGATTGATTCGACGCGACGACTTCGTGTATGTGGATCAGCGCTCGATCACCACGTTCACGGCCATTGCCCTCACGATCATCGGCATTGCCGCCTTCGCGCTGTTGGTCACTGGCTCTGTGGCGATCTAA
- a CDS encoding bile acid:sodium symporter family protein gives MPQSAGLLVTATIVTLMLSLGLGLKDYPFVLLRDRPGFLWRVLLGTCLLVPLAGLALVLLPLQALFSRPAWVAMALMLACPSAPLILFRVRSSGGTAELAARLQIAAALLATVSIPLLAIVFKASAGQSGWPVSGWEVSPIAVAVQVLKVQVLPVIAGVLLAQWRPLLAQRCSAVLGKLATLLLALVMIALLGLSARQLLPFLQQNLAGLAAMAGLSVLSLAIGYGLAGRDPLERRTVALVSGMRNTGLAAELAFTYAPPEVLPDLIPAILSYVLITVIMSTVFLRWQKRDLVRAG, from the coding sequence ATGCCCCAATCCGCAGGCCTTCTGGTCACGGCCACGATCGTGACGCTCATGCTCAGCCTCGGCCTGGGCCTGAAGGACTATCCCTTCGTGCTGCTCAGGGATCGGCCCGGCTTCCTCTGGCGGGTGCTGCTCGGCACCTGCCTGCTGGTGCCCCTGGCCGGCCTGGCGCTGGTGCTGCTGCCCCTGCAAGCCCTGTTCTCACGGCCGGCCTGGGTGGCCATGGCCCTGATGCTGGCCTGCCCCAGCGCTCCACTCATTCTCTTCCGGGTGCGTAGTAGTGGCGGTACCGCAGAGCTGGCGGCACGCCTGCAGATCGCTGCGGCGCTGCTGGCCACCGTGTCCATTCCGCTGCTGGCCATCGTGTTCAAGGCCAGTGCGGGCCAGAGTGGCTGGCCAGTGAGCGGTTGGGAGGTGAGCCCGATCGCCGTGGCGGTGCAGGTGCTGAAGGTGCAGGTGCTGCCTGTGATCGCCGGGGTGCTCCTGGCCCAGTGGCGGCCGCTCCTGGCTCAGCGCTGCAGTGCGGTGCTCGGCAAGCTGGCCACCCTGCTGCTGGCGTTGGTGATGATCGCCCTGCTGGGGCTGAGCGCCCGCCAGCTGCTGCCATTCCTGCAGCAGAACCTCGCTGGCCTGGCTGCCATGGCTGGCCTCAGCGTGCTCTCCCTGGCGATCGGCTATGGCCTGGCAGGGCGGGATCCCCTGGAGCGGCGCACGGTTGCCCTGGTGAGTGGCATGCGCAACACGGGCCTGGCGGCGGAACTGGCCTTCACCTATGCGCCACCCGAGGTGCTGCCGGACTTGATTCCGGCCATCCTCAGCTACGTGTTGATCACAGTGATCATGTCCACCGTGTTTCTCCGCTGGCAGAAGCGGGACCTGGTCAGGGCCGGCTGA